TAATTTCCACTCTTGCCTCCTTCTTTGGACTCGAGCTGGATGTTGAGTATCTGCATCCCCTTGTCGATCGCCTTGACCATGTCGTAGATCGTGAGCAGACCGATGCTCACACCCGTCAGCGCTTCCATCTCCACACCGGTCTTTCCCGACAGTTTTGCAGTGACGTAAAGTTTGAAACCCGGCAAATTTGGCAACTCTTCGATGTCGCAGTCTATTCCTGTTAGAAGAAGCGGGTGGCACATCGGAATGAGTTCCGGTGTCTTTTTGGTTCCCATGATGGCCGCGATGACGGCCGTCTGGAAGACAGGCCCCTTTTTCGTTCTGTTGCTGACGACGGCTTCGTATGCCTCTTTACTCATTTTGATCATGCCGCTCGCCACGGCGATCCGGCGGGTCGGCTCTTTCGAGCCCACATCGACCATCTTCGGACGATCGTTCTCATCGAGGTGTGTCAGATTGGCATCCACGTTCTCCGTCCTTTGGTTATATCTATTTTGTTTTTTATTTTATCATAACTGCTGACGAATAAATAAAGAGAGTGACGCAAATACAGTGTAGAATGACGATTTAATAATCATTTAATTGACTTTTATCGTCAAAATCATGTAAGATTATGAAAAAATTCAAGGAAGCTTATGACATATGCCTATTTGCGACAGATCCCGGGCACAAAAAATCTGACGCTGCAGCAGAAAGATGTCATCGGCTACGCACTTGGACAGGGGCTTGAGATCGACAAGGAGGTGGTCGAACACTCCAGCAAGAACCGCCCCATCGAAGAGCGGAAGCAGTTCGAGGAGTTCATGCATTCGATGGAAGAGGGGGACAACCTGATCATCGACGAGATCTGGACACTCAGCAATCGGGTGGAGGAGCTTGTCAAGATCCTCTGTTGCACGATGAGCCGGAAAATCAATCTGTATGTGGCAAGCCGGGGCATTCTGATTACCAAAGAGACGCCGATCGGATACGTGATGCCGCTATTGAACGAGCTGCGGGAGGAGTCCCATGACCGTCGAAGCGGCGTCGGACGGCCAAAGGGAAGCAAGTCGAGATCGAAATTCGACACGCTGCAACCGAAAATTCTTCAGATGCTCAAAGATGGGCAGAGCGTCAGCGCGATCGCGCGCGAACTGGGTGTTAGCCGAAGTTCGCTCAAAGACTATATCGAATCTCGCTCGCTCAAAGAGCTGGTGGAAAACACTTTTGTCGAGATCGGACGTCCTCTGGAGACGGATATCATCAGCGACGAAATCCTGATCTGTCCATTCGAACAGGAGGATCGGAACAACAACACTATCAAACAAAAAGGAGTTAACTGATGCAAGCTACAAGCGGTGCGACAGCACCGAAAAAGAACCGGGCCAAAGAGTACCTGAAGGGGTGGGTACCGTACCGGTACAAGCGGTACTGGCTGTTTGGTATCGTGACGGTGATATCGCTGGTGCTGCCGTTTATACGGATCAACGGCAACCACTTCTTCCTGCTCAATTTCGACCACAAGCAGCTGCATTTCCTGTTCGTGCGGTTCGATATGCAAGAGCTCTACCTGATGCCCTTTCTGCTGATGCTGCTCTTTCTGGGGATCTTCTTCATGACGACCCTGGGCGGAAGAGTGTGGTGCGGCTGGGCCTGCCCGCAGACAATCTTTCGGGTCATCTACAGAGACCTGTTCGAGACCAAACTGCTGCATTTAAGAAAGCGGATCACGAACAAACAGCAAGAGCCCGACTTCTCCAAGGCCGAGAACAAAGCCAAAGAGGGGATCGCCATCGCCCTGTGGACCGTGCTGGCCCTCATCGCCGCCGCCGACTTCCTGTGGTACTTCGTGCCGCCGGAGGATTTCTTCCAGTATATCCAAAATCCCGGTGAGCACCCCGTGCTCATCGGCTTCTGGCTCGGCGTGACCCTCTTCCTCGTCGTCGATGTGGTGTGGCTCAAAGAGAACTTCTGCATCTACATCTGCCCCTACAGCCGCGTGCAGTCGGTCATGTACGACGACGATACGGTCATGGCGATCTACGATGTCAGACGGGGCGGGCACATCTACGACCACGAAGGCCAGGACAGCAAAAAACTGATCCACAGCGTCAAAGAGCTCCACGAAAGAGAGCCCGAAGCCGAATGCACCGCCTGCGAAAGCTGCGTCAAAGTCTGCCCGACCCATATCGATATACGACAGGGAATGCAGTTGGAGTGCATCAACTGCCTCGAGTGCGTCGACGCCTGCACCAAAGTGATGGGGGCGCTGGGTAAAGAGAGCCTCGTGCGCTGGACCAGCCCCCGAGAGATCGAAAAGGGAGAGAAGACCCACTGGCTCAGGCCCCGTACCATCGCCTACGCCGTGGCCCTGACCATCGTTTTCGTGGCGCTGCTGGTCATGGGGACCAAAAAAGAGCATATGCTGCTCAACATCAACAAAACGGCCCAGCTCTACCGGTTCACCCACGACGGACGGATCGTCAACGATTACACCTTCCTGTTCCAAAACACCGACAGCAAGGATCACAGCTACTA
This genomic interval from Hydrogenimonas urashimensis contains the following:
- the moaC gene encoding cyclic pyranopterin monophosphate synthase MoaC, whose product is MVDVGSKEPTRRIAVASGMIKMSKEAYEAVVSNRTKKGPVFQTAVIAAIMGTKKTPELIPMCHPLLLTGIDCDIEELPNLPGFKLYVTAKLSGKTGVEMEALTGVSIGLLTIYDMVKAIDKGMQILNIQLESKEGGKSGNYQRNG
- a CDS encoding recombinase family protein — protein: MTYAYLRQIPGTKNLTLQQKDVIGYALGQGLEIDKEVVEHSSKNRPIEERKQFEEFMHSMEEGDNLIIDEIWTLSNRVEELVKILCCTMSRKINLYVASRGILITKETPIGYVMPLLNELREESHDRRSGVGRPKGSKSRSKFDTLQPKILQMLKDGQSVSAIARELGVSRSSLKDYIESRSLKELVENTFVEIGRPLETDIISDEILICPFEQEDRNNNTIKQKGVN
- the ccoG gene encoding cytochrome c oxidase accessory protein CcoG: MQATSGATAPKKNRAKEYLKGWVPYRYKRYWLFGIVTVISLVLPFIRINGNHFFLLNFDHKQLHFLFVRFDMQELYLMPFLLMLLFLGIFFMTTLGGRVWCGWACPQTIFRVIYRDLFETKLLHLRKRITNKQQEPDFSKAENKAKEGIAIALWTVLALIAAADFLWYFVPPEDFFQYIQNPGEHPVLIGFWLGVTLFLVVDVVWLKENFCIYICPYSRVQSVMYDDDTVMAIYDVRRGGHIYDHEGQDSKKLIHSVKELHEREPEAECTACESCVKVCPTHIDIRQGMQLECINCLECVDACTKVMGALGKESLVRWTSPREIEKGEKTHWLRPRTIAYAVALTIVFVALLVMGTKKEHMLLNINKTAQLYRFTHDGRIVNDYTFLFQNTDSKDHSYYFKVVDNDKIRIVKPRKPFKLLAGKKAKKIVQLEAVEPLAKDTRKDTPVPITIKAFAVDDPEKIVVERHTVFVYPRWDIAQKKLKKAK